The following proteins are co-located in the Vigna unguiculata cultivar IT97K-499-35 chromosome 9, ASM411807v1, whole genome shotgun sequence genome:
- the LOC114163136 gene encoding ATPase 11, plasma membrane-type-like, whose amino-acid sequence MGDKSQVLEAVLKETVDLENIPVEEVFENLRCSKEGLSSVAAEERLVIFGHNKLEEKKERKFLKFLGFMWNPLSWVMEAAAIMAIALANGGGKPPDWQDFVGIITLLVINSTISFIEENNAGNAAAALMARLAPKAKVLRDGRWSEQDASVLVPGDIVSIKLGDIIPADSRLLDGDPLKIDQSALTGESLPVTKGPGDGVYSGSTCKQGEIEAVVIATGVHTFFGKAAHLVDTTNQVGHFQKVLTAIGNFCICSIAVGMIIEIIVMYPIQDRQYRPGIDNLLVLLIGGIPIAMPTVLSVTMAIGSHRLSQQGAITKRMTAIEEMAGMDVLCSDKTGTLTLNKLTVDENLIEVFAKGVDVDTVVLMAAQASRLENQDAIDTAIVGMLADPKEARIGIREVHFLPFNPTDKRTALTYIDRDGKMHRVSKGAPEQILNLAHNKSDIERRVHAVIDKFAERGLRTLAVAFQDVPDGKKESPGGPWQFIGLLPLFDPPRHDSAETIRRALNLGVNVKMITGDQLAIGKETGRRLGMGTNMYPSSALLGQDKDESISALPIDELIEKADGFAGVFPEHKYEIVKRLQARKHICGMTGDGVNDAPALKKADIGIAVADATDAARSASDIVLTEPGLSVIISAVLTSRAIFQRMKNYTIYAVSITIRIVLGFMLLALIWKFDFPPFMVLIIAILNDGTIMTISKDRVKPSPLPDSWKLAEIFTTGIVLGSYLAMMTVIFFWAAYKTDFFPRVFGVSTLEKTAHDDIRKLASAIYLQVSIISQALIFVTRSRGWSYVERPGILLVTAFVIAQLIATLIAVYANWSFAAIEGIGWGWAGVIWLYNIIFYIPLDPIKFLIRYALSGRAWELVIEQRIAFTRQKDFGKEQRELQWAHAQRTLHGLQPPDTKMFTERTHFNELNQMAEEAKRRAEIARLRELHTLKGHVESVLKLKGIDVDTIQQAYTV is encoded by the exons ATGGGAGACAAGTCCCAAGTATTGGAGGCTGTGTTGAAGGAAACTGTGGATTTG GAGAACATTCCCGTTGAGGAGGTTTTCGAGAACCTGAGATGTAGCAAAGAAGGTCTCAGCAGCGTGGCTGCTGAGGAAAGGTTGGTAATTTTTGGCCACAACAAGCTTGAAGAGAAAAAG GAGAGAAAATTCTTGAAGTTTTTGGGGTTCATGTGGAATCCTCTGTCTTGGGTTATGGAGGCTGCTGCTATAATGGCAATTGCACTTGCCAATGGAGGG GGGAAGCCCCCTGATTGGCAAGATTTTGTAGGTATCATCACCTTGCTTGTCATCAATTCAACTATTAGTTTCATCGAGGAGAATAATGCTGGTAATGCTGCGGCTGCCCTCATGGCTAGGCTTGCTCCGAAAGCTAAG GTTCTTCGAGATGGTAGATGGAGTGAACAAGATGCCTCAGTCCTGGTTCCTGGTGACATAGTTAGCATTAAACTTGGTGATATTATACCAGCTGATTCTCGTCTACTTGATGGAGATCCTTTGAAAATTGATCAG TCTGCTCTCACTGGTGAGTCCCTTCCGGTTACAAAGGGCCCTGGTGATGGAGTGTACTCTGGTTCTACCTGTAAACAAGGAGAGATAGAAGCTGTGGTAATTGCCACTGGTGTTCATACTTTCTTTGGGAAAGCTGCTCACCTTGTAGATACCACTAATCAAGTTGGACATTTTCAAAAG GTCTTGACTGCAATTGGGAACTTCTGCATATGTTCAATTGCCGTGGGGATGattattgaaattattgttATGTATCCCATCCAAGATCGACAATATCGCCCTGGAATTGATAACCTTCTTGTGCTTCTCATTGGTGGAATTCCAATTGCCATGCCCACGGTTCTCTCAGTGACTATGGCCATTGGTTCTCATAGGCTATCGCAGCAG GGGGCTATCACAAAGAGGATGACAGCTATTGAGGAAATGGCAGGCATGGATGTGCTTTGCAGTGATAAGACAGGGACCTTGACATTAAACAAGCTTACCGTTGACGAAAATCTTATCGAG GTTTTTGCAAAAGGCGTGGATGTGGATACTGTTGTTTTGATGGCTGCTCAAGCTTCAAGACTTGAGAATCAAGATGCAATAGACACTGCCATAGTTGGGATGTTAGCGGATCCAAAAGAG GCTCGTATTGGTATCCGAGAAGTCCATTTTCTTCCTTTCAATCCCACTGATAAGAGAACAGCATTGACATATATTGATCGTGATGGTAAAATGCATAGAGTAAGCAAAGGTGCACCAGAACAG ATCCTTAATCTTGCACACAATAAATCAGACATAGAACGTAGAGTTCATGCAGTTATAGATAAATTTGCAGAGCGTGGTTTACGCACCCTTGCAGTAGCATTCCAG GACGTTCCAGATGGAAAGAAAGAAAGTCCTGGTGGCCCATGGCAGTTTATTGGCCTTTTGCCTCTGTTTGACCCACCCAGGCATGACAGTGCAGAAACAATACGCAGGGCACTTAACCTTGGAGTGAATGTCAAAATGATTACAG GGGATCAGCTAGCCATAGGAAAGGAAACTGGCCGTAGGTTGGGAATGGGTACCAATATGTATCCTTCATCTGCATTACTTGGGCAGGACAAGGATGAATCCATATCTGCTTTACCCATTGATGAACTGATTGAAAAAGCAGATGGGTTCGCTGGTGTTTTTCCTG AGCACAAGTATGAGATTGTGAAACGTTTGCAAGCCAGGAAACATATTTGTGGAATGACTGGTGATGGAGTGAATGACGCACCTGCACTCAAGAAGGCCGACATTGGTATAGCCGTTGCTGATGCAACTGATGCAGCTCGGAGTGCATCTGATATTGTTTTAACAGAACCTGGCCTTAGTGTTATTATTAGTGCAGTGTTGACAAGTCGCGCTATCTTCCagagaatgaaaaattatacG ATTTATGCTGTCTCTATTACAATTCGTATAGTA CTTGGTTTCATGTTACTAGCTCTCATATGGAAGTTTGATTTTCCACCTTTTATGGTTCTTATTATCGCCATTCTAAATGATG GTACTATCATGACAATTTCAAAAGATCGAGTAAAACCATCACCTCTGCCTGATAGCTGGAAGCTAGCAGAGATATTTACCACTGGCATTGTGCTTGGAAGTTACTTGGCAATGATGACAGTCATATTCTTTTGGGCAGCATACAAAACTGATTTCTTCCCG CGAGTATTCGGAGTCTCTACCCTCGAAAAAACTGCTCATGATGATATCCGAAAACTAGCCTCTGCAATCTATCTTCAAGTGAGCATCATTAGTCAGGCCCTTATATTTGTGACTCGGTCTCGGGGTTGGTCCTATGTTGAACGTCCTGGTATTTTGCTTGTCACAGCTTTCGTGATTGCTCAGCTT attgCTACATTGATTGCAGTATATGCGAACTGGAGTTTTGCTGCCATTGAAGGCATAGGTTGGGGTTGGGCTGGTGTAATATGGctatataacataatattctATATCCCACTTGACCCCATCAAGTTTCTAATTCGATATGCTTTGAGTGGGAGGGCTTGGGAGCTTGTCATTGAGCAAAGG ATTGCATTTACAAGACAAAAGGACTTCGGAAAGGAACAAAGGGAACTTCAATGGGCACATGCACAAAGAACATTGCATGGATTACAGCCACCTGACACCAAGATGTTCACCGAGCGCACACATTTCAATGAACTCAATCAAATGGCTGAAGAAGCTAAAAGGAGAGCCGAAATTGCTAG GCTGCGAGAATTGCATACACTGAAGGGTCATGTAGAATCAGTTTTGAAATTGAAGGGGATCGATGTAGACACAATTCAGCAAGCATACACAGTTTGA
- the LOC114162367 gene encoding LRR receptor-like serine/threonine-protein kinase FEI 1 isoform X2 produces the protein MEMARLLLMLLVFSTIDLYPSSLALTQDGHTLLEIKSTLNDTRNVLSNWIKSDESHCSWTGITCHPGEQRVRSINLPYMQLGGIISPSIGKLSRLHRLALHQNGLHGVIPNEIGNCTELRALYLRANYLQGGIPSDIGNLSYLHVLDLSSNSLKGAIPSSIGRLTQLRVLNLSTNFFSGEIPDIGVLSTFRNNAFIGNLDLCGRQVQKPCRTSLGFPVVLPHAESDEAAVPAKRSPHYVKWLLVGAITIMGLALVITLSLLWICLLSKKERAARKYIEVKDQVNPESSTKLITFHGDLPYTSCELIEKLESLDEDDVVGSGGFGTVYRMVMNDCGTFAVKRIDRSREGSDQVFERELEILGSIKHINLVNLRGYCRLPSTKLLIYDYLAMGSLDDLLHENTEQSLKWSTRLKIALGSARGLAYLHHDCCPKIVHRDIKSSNILLDENMEPRVSDFGLAKLLVDEDAHVTTVVAGTFGYLAPEYLQSGRATEKSDVYSFGVLLLELVTGKRPTDPSFARRGVNVVGWMNTFLKENGLEDVLDKRCSDADVESVEVILELAASCTDANADERPSMNQVLQILEQEVMSPCPSDFYESHSDH, from the exons ATGGAAATGGCTCGTTTATTGTTGATGCTGTTGGTTTTTTCCACCATTGATTTATACCCTTCTTCTCTCGCTCTCACGCAAGACG GACACACATTGTTGGAGATCAAAAGCACTTTGAATGACACAAGGAATGTTCTGAGCAACTGGATAAAGTCTGATGAGTCTCATTGTTCATGGACTGGTATCACTTGTCATCCTGGGGAACAACGAGTTCGCTCAAT AAATCTACCTTATATGCAACTGGGAGGTATTATATCTCCCAGCATTGGCAAACTCAGCAGACTGCATAGACT GGCCCTTCATCAGAATGGCTTACATGGAGTTATCCCTAATGAAATTGGCAATTGTACAGAGCTTAGAGCACT GTACTTGAGAGCTAACTATTTACAAGGAGGCATTCCATCAGATATTGGAAATCTTTCTTATTTACATGTATT GGATTTATCAAGTAACTCATTGAAGGGTGCTATACCATCTTCTATTGGTCGTCTTACACAATTGCGTGTTCT GAACTTGTCAACCAATTTCTTTTCCGGTGAAATCCCTGACATTGGAGTACTAAGCACCTTCAGGAACAATGC GTTTATTGGGAACTTAGATCTTTGTGGGCGGCAAGTTCAGAAACCATGTCGGACATCACTTGGTTTCCCAGTGGTGCTACCACATGCAGAAAGTGATGAAGCTGCAG TTCCTGCTAAAAGATCTCCACATTACGTGAAGTGGCTGTTAGTTGGTGCAATAACAATAATGGGGCTTGCACTTGTTATAACTCTTTCGTTACTATGGATTTGCCTGCTGTCAAAGAAGGAAAGAGCTGCTAGAAAATACATAGAAGTTAAGGATCAAGTCAACCCAGAATCAA GTACAAAACTTATCACCTTCCATGGTGATCTGCCATACACATCATGTGAGCTCATAGAAAAGTTGGAGTCTCTCGACGAAGATGATGTGGTAGGATCTGGAGGATTTGGTACCGTATATCGAATGGTGATGAATGATTGTGGTACATTTGCTGTTAAGAGGATTGACAGAAGCCGTGAAGGTTCTGATCAGGTTTTTGAGAGGGAACTAGAGATATTGGGTAGCATCAAGCACATAAATCTAGTTAACCTTCGTGGTTACTGCAGACTTCCTTCTACCAAGCTTCTAATCTACGATTATTTGGCCATGGGAAGCTTAGATGATCTCTTGCATG AAAACACTGAACAATCACTGAAATGGAGTACTCGCCTTAAGATTGCTCTTGGTTCTGCCCGGGGTTTGGCTTACTTGCACCACGACTGCTGCCCGAAAATTGTGCACCGCGACATAAAATCCAGCAACATCCTTCTTGATGAGAACATGGAGCCTCGTGTCTCTGATTTTGGTCTTGCAAAGCTTTTGGTTGATGAAGATGCCCATGTTACCACAGTGGTTGCTGGCACCTTTGGTTATCTTGCACCAG AGTATCTACAAAGTGGAAGAGCTACTGAGAAGTCTGATGTGTATAGTTTTGGAGTTCTGTTGCTAGAACTTGTAACTGGAAAGAGACCAACAGATCCTTCATTTGCAAGGAGAGGTGTAAACGTTGTTGGTTGG ATGAACACGTTCCTGAAAGAAAATGGATTGGAGGACGTACTAGACAAAAGATGTAGTGATGCAGATGTAGAATCTGTGGAGGTAATTCTTGAACTAGCAGCAAGTTGCACCGATGCAAATGCGGATGAACGTCCATCCATGAACCAAGTGTTACAGATACTGGAACAAGAGGTTATGTCTCCTTGCCCAAGTGATTTTTATGAGTCACACTCAGATCACTGA
- the LOC114162367 gene encoding LRR receptor-like serine/threonine-protein kinase FEI 1 isoform X3: MSLIVHGLVSLVILGNNEFAQCINLPYMQLGGIISPSIGKLSRLHRLALHQNGLHGVIPNEIGNCTELRALYLRANYLQGGIPSDIGNLSYLHVLDLSSNSLKGAIPSSIGRLTQLRVLNLSTNFFSGEIPDIGVLSTFRNNAFIGNLDLCGRQVQKPCRTSLGFPVVLPHAESDEAAVPAKRSPHYVKWLLVGAITIMGLALVITLSLLWICLLSKKERAARKYIEVKDQVNPESSRKDDGTKLITFHGDLPYTSCELIEKLESLDEDDVVGSGGFGTVYRMVMNDCGTFAVKRIDRSREGSDQVFERELEILGSIKHINLVNLRGYCRLPSTKLLIYDYLAMGSLDDLLHENTEQSLKWSTRLKIALGSARGLAYLHHDCCPKIVHRDIKSSNILLDENMEPRVSDFGLAKLLVDEDAHVTTVVAGTFGYLAPEYLQSGRATEKSDVYSFGVLLLELVTGKRPTDPSFARRGVNVVGWMNTFLKENGLEDVLDKRCSDADVESVEVILELAASCTDANADERPSMNQVLQILEQEVMSPCPSDFYESHSDH, translated from the exons ATGAGTCTCATTGTTCATGGACTGGTATCACTTGTCATCCTGGGGAACAACGAGTTCGCTCAATGTAT AAATCTACCTTATATGCAACTGGGAGGTATTATATCTCCCAGCATTGGCAAACTCAGCAGACTGCATAGACT GGCCCTTCATCAGAATGGCTTACATGGAGTTATCCCTAATGAAATTGGCAATTGTACAGAGCTTAGAGCACT GTACTTGAGAGCTAACTATTTACAAGGAGGCATTCCATCAGATATTGGAAATCTTTCTTATTTACATGTATT GGATTTATCAAGTAACTCATTGAAGGGTGCTATACCATCTTCTATTGGTCGTCTTACACAATTGCGTGTTCT GAACTTGTCAACCAATTTCTTTTCCGGTGAAATCCCTGACATTGGAGTACTAAGCACCTTCAGGAACAATGC GTTTATTGGGAACTTAGATCTTTGTGGGCGGCAAGTTCAGAAACCATGTCGGACATCACTTGGTTTCCCAGTGGTGCTACCACATGCAGAAAGTGATGAAGCTGCAG TTCCTGCTAAAAGATCTCCACATTACGTGAAGTGGCTGTTAGTTGGTGCAATAACAATAATGGGGCTTGCACTTGTTATAACTCTTTCGTTACTATGGATTTGCCTGCTGTCAAAGAAGGAAAGAGCTGCTAGAAAATACATAGAAGTTAAGGATCAAGTCAACCCAGAATCAAGTAGGAAGGATGATG GTACAAAACTTATCACCTTCCATGGTGATCTGCCATACACATCATGTGAGCTCATAGAAAAGTTGGAGTCTCTCGACGAAGATGATGTGGTAGGATCTGGAGGATTTGGTACCGTATATCGAATGGTGATGAATGATTGTGGTACATTTGCTGTTAAGAGGATTGACAGAAGCCGTGAAGGTTCTGATCAGGTTTTTGAGAGGGAACTAGAGATATTGGGTAGCATCAAGCACATAAATCTAGTTAACCTTCGTGGTTACTGCAGACTTCCTTCTACCAAGCTTCTAATCTACGATTATTTGGCCATGGGAAGCTTAGATGATCTCTTGCATG AAAACACTGAACAATCACTGAAATGGAGTACTCGCCTTAAGATTGCTCTTGGTTCTGCCCGGGGTTTGGCTTACTTGCACCACGACTGCTGCCCGAAAATTGTGCACCGCGACATAAAATCCAGCAACATCCTTCTTGATGAGAACATGGAGCCTCGTGTCTCTGATTTTGGTCTTGCAAAGCTTTTGGTTGATGAAGATGCCCATGTTACCACAGTGGTTGCTGGCACCTTTGGTTATCTTGCACCAG AGTATCTACAAAGTGGAAGAGCTACTGAGAAGTCTGATGTGTATAGTTTTGGAGTTCTGTTGCTAGAACTTGTAACTGGAAAGAGACCAACAGATCCTTCATTTGCAAGGAGAGGTGTAAACGTTGTTGGTTGG ATGAACACGTTCCTGAAAGAAAATGGATTGGAGGACGTACTAGACAAAAGATGTAGTGATGCAGATGTAGAATCTGTGGAGGTAATTCTTGAACTAGCAGCAAGTTGCACCGATGCAAATGCGGATGAACGTCCATCCATGAACCAAGTGTTACAGATACTGGAACAAGAGGTTATGTCTCCTTGCCCAAGTGATTTTTATGAGTCACACTCAGATCACTGA
- the LOC114162367 gene encoding LRR receptor-like serine/threonine-protein kinase FEI 1 isoform X1 produces the protein MEMARLLLMLLVFSTIDLYPSSLALTQDGHTLLEIKSTLNDTRNVLSNWIKSDESHCSWTGITCHPGEQRVRSINLPYMQLGGIISPSIGKLSRLHRLALHQNGLHGVIPNEIGNCTELRALYLRANYLQGGIPSDIGNLSYLHVLDLSSNSLKGAIPSSIGRLTQLRVLNLSTNFFSGEIPDIGVLSTFRNNAFIGNLDLCGRQVQKPCRTSLGFPVVLPHAESDEAAVPAKRSPHYVKWLLVGAITIMGLALVITLSLLWICLLSKKERAARKYIEVKDQVNPESSRKDDGTKLITFHGDLPYTSCELIEKLESLDEDDVVGSGGFGTVYRMVMNDCGTFAVKRIDRSREGSDQVFERELEILGSIKHINLVNLRGYCRLPSTKLLIYDYLAMGSLDDLLHENTEQSLKWSTRLKIALGSARGLAYLHHDCCPKIVHRDIKSSNILLDENMEPRVSDFGLAKLLVDEDAHVTTVVAGTFGYLAPEYLQSGRATEKSDVYSFGVLLLELVTGKRPTDPSFARRGVNVVGWMNTFLKENGLEDVLDKRCSDADVESVEVILELAASCTDANADERPSMNQVLQILEQEVMSPCPSDFYESHSDH, from the exons ATGGAAATGGCTCGTTTATTGTTGATGCTGTTGGTTTTTTCCACCATTGATTTATACCCTTCTTCTCTCGCTCTCACGCAAGACG GACACACATTGTTGGAGATCAAAAGCACTTTGAATGACACAAGGAATGTTCTGAGCAACTGGATAAAGTCTGATGAGTCTCATTGTTCATGGACTGGTATCACTTGTCATCCTGGGGAACAACGAGTTCGCTCAAT AAATCTACCTTATATGCAACTGGGAGGTATTATATCTCCCAGCATTGGCAAACTCAGCAGACTGCATAGACT GGCCCTTCATCAGAATGGCTTACATGGAGTTATCCCTAATGAAATTGGCAATTGTACAGAGCTTAGAGCACT GTACTTGAGAGCTAACTATTTACAAGGAGGCATTCCATCAGATATTGGAAATCTTTCTTATTTACATGTATT GGATTTATCAAGTAACTCATTGAAGGGTGCTATACCATCTTCTATTGGTCGTCTTACACAATTGCGTGTTCT GAACTTGTCAACCAATTTCTTTTCCGGTGAAATCCCTGACATTGGAGTACTAAGCACCTTCAGGAACAATGC GTTTATTGGGAACTTAGATCTTTGTGGGCGGCAAGTTCAGAAACCATGTCGGACATCACTTGGTTTCCCAGTGGTGCTACCACATGCAGAAAGTGATGAAGCTGCAG TTCCTGCTAAAAGATCTCCACATTACGTGAAGTGGCTGTTAGTTGGTGCAATAACAATAATGGGGCTTGCACTTGTTATAACTCTTTCGTTACTATGGATTTGCCTGCTGTCAAAGAAGGAAAGAGCTGCTAGAAAATACATAGAAGTTAAGGATCAAGTCAACCCAGAATCAAGTAGGAAGGATGATG GTACAAAACTTATCACCTTCCATGGTGATCTGCCATACACATCATGTGAGCTCATAGAAAAGTTGGAGTCTCTCGACGAAGATGATGTGGTAGGATCTGGAGGATTTGGTACCGTATATCGAATGGTGATGAATGATTGTGGTACATTTGCTGTTAAGAGGATTGACAGAAGCCGTGAAGGTTCTGATCAGGTTTTTGAGAGGGAACTAGAGATATTGGGTAGCATCAAGCACATAAATCTAGTTAACCTTCGTGGTTACTGCAGACTTCCTTCTACCAAGCTTCTAATCTACGATTATTTGGCCATGGGAAGCTTAGATGATCTCTTGCATG AAAACACTGAACAATCACTGAAATGGAGTACTCGCCTTAAGATTGCTCTTGGTTCTGCCCGGGGTTTGGCTTACTTGCACCACGACTGCTGCCCGAAAATTGTGCACCGCGACATAAAATCCAGCAACATCCTTCTTGATGAGAACATGGAGCCTCGTGTCTCTGATTTTGGTCTTGCAAAGCTTTTGGTTGATGAAGATGCCCATGTTACCACAGTGGTTGCTGGCACCTTTGGTTATCTTGCACCAG AGTATCTACAAAGTGGAAGAGCTACTGAGAAGTCTGATGTGTATAGTTTTGGAGTTCTGTTGCTAGAACTTGTAACTGGAAAGAGACCAACAGATCCTTCATTTGCAAGGAGAGGTGTAAACGTTGTTGGTTGG ATGAACACGTTCCTGAAAGAAAATGGATTGGAGGACGTACTAGACAAAAGATGTAGTGATGCAGATGTAGAATCTGTGGAGGTAATTCTTGAACTAGCAGCAAGTTGCACCGATGCAAATGCGGATGAACGTCCATCCATGAACCAAGTGTTACAGATACTGGAACAAGAGGTTATGTCTCCTTGCCCAAGTGATTTTTATGAGTCACACTCAGATCACTGA
- the LOC114162362 gene encoding (-)-isopiperitenol/(-)-carveol dehydrogenase, mitochondrial-like produces MADSANSMQNRDQKLAGKVVIVTGGASGIGEETARLFANHGARMVVIADIQDQLGNQVAASIGSHRCTYIHCDVREEEQVKELVDSTVNAYGQLDVMFSNAGIVSPSDQKILDLDFSQFDRLFAVNARGMAACVKHAARSMVERRVRGSIVCTASVAASQGSVVRTDYVMSKHAVKGLVRCASVQLGVHGIRVNCVSPSGLATPLTRAAHATMEIEELQKLYAQSSRLKGVVLSTKHVADVVLFLASGDSEFVTGHDLVVDGSFSF; encoded by the exons atggCTGACTCAGCTAACTCAATGCAAAACAGAGACCAAAAGTTGGCCGGAAAAGTTGTCATTGTCACCGGCGGAGCTAGCGGCATCGGCGAAGAGACGGCGCGTCTGTTCGCCAACCACGGTGCGCGAATGGTGGTGATTGCAGACATCCAAGATCAACTGGGCAACCAAGTCGCAGCATCCATAGGCTCTCATAG GTGCACCTATATCCATTGTGACGTGAGAGAGGAAGAGCAGGTGAAAGAGCTGGTGGATTCAACGGTCAACGCTTATGGTCAATTGGACGTGATGTTCAGCAATGCCGGCATCGTTAGTCCCTCCGACCAGAAAATCCTCGACCTCGACTTTTCCCAGTTCGACCGTCTCTTCGCGGTCAATGCCAGGGGCATGGCGGCGTGTGTGAAGCACGCCGCGCGCTCGATGGTGGAGCGGCGCGTGAGGGGCAGCATCGTATGCACAGCGAGCGTGGCGGCGTCGCAGGGCAGCGTGGTACGCACGGACTACGTGATGTCGAAGCACGCGGTGAAGGGGTTGGTGCGTTGCGCGAGTGTGCAGCTGGGGGTGCACGGTATCAGGGTGAACTGCGTCTCACCGAGTGGGTTGGCCACGCCCTTGACGCGTGCGGCGCACGCGACGATGGAGATCGAAGAGTTGCAGAAACTGTATGCGCAGAGCTCCAGGCTGAAAGGCGTTGTTTTGAGCACCAAACATGTTGCGGATGTGGTGCTGTTTCTCGCGTCCGGTGACTCCGAGTTTGTAACCGGACACGATCTTGTGGTGGACGGTAGTTTTTCATTTTGA